The region CCTCGTCACCGAGGTGGTGTCACGAGGCGAGCTACGCGCCCGGGCCGCCGACATCGCAGCCCAGATCGCGGCTCGGGCCCCGATCGCCATTCAGGGCACCGTGCGCGCCATATGGGAGTCGGTGGACATGACCCGCCACGCAGCCCTCCAAAACGGCATGGCCTACACCCACATAGGCAACATCAAACCCCGGTCTCCGCTGGCGCAACGAGAGCGGCGCGACCCGACTTTCCGCTAGACCAACGGGAGCCGACATGCACATCACGTACAACCGCGACGCCTGCCAGGGCCACAACCGGTGCTACCTGCTCGCCCCCGAGCTGTTCGACGTCGATGATCACGGCTACGCAGTCCTGCGCATCTCCTCCGGCGAGGTCCCTGCCGGGCTCGAAGAAAAAGCCCAGCTCGCGGCCGACAACTGCCCTGAGTTCGCCATTGCCATCACCCGATGACGGCCAGCGTCGAACCCGCTGAGCACCCCTGATGACGACGGCCGATTCCGAACCCGCCGGGCGCCCCTGATGACGACGGCCGATTCCGAACTCGCCGGGCGCCCCGCACAACGAGTGCTCCCCGCGCCAAGCTGGGAGTCAGCCCCATTCTGGAAGGGCGGTTTCGACGGGCAGCTCCTGATCTATTCGTGCCAGCGCTGCCACCGGTTCTTCCACCCGCCCGCCGCTGCGTGCTGGCGGTGCCGAAGCACCGATGTCGCGC is a window of bacterium DNA encoding:
- a CDS encoding ferredoxin, which encodes MHITYNRDACQGHNRCYLLAPELFDVDDHGYAVLRISSGEVPAGLEEKAQLAADNCPEFAIAITR